One stretch of Natronolimnobius baerhuensis DNA includes these proteins:
- a CDS encoding type 1 glutamine amidotransferase, with product MSQLRIAVLNAAHQDENTTRNFRRELDASLSEFDVTSGTVPDHFAFDGVVVTGSRSSVYWDDDWIATTAEWVDDAISRDIPHLGICWGHQLLAHVLGGTVSDMGAYEVGYSDIEQTADSRLFDGISSEFSAFTSHSDEVADLPPGASPLAENHYSNHGFRKDRVFGVQFHPEYDTKTARDLVHRKELSDERLESILGEITQENYRAACPAKLVFDNYLEFVQEVREQEQAQTQMQATAIETPSSVDTDADADIDADATTEVGCSD from the coding sequence ATGAGTCAACTACGCATTGCCGTCCTGAACGCCGCCCACCAGGACGAGAACACGACGCGGAACTTCCGGCGCGAACTGGATGCCTCGCTGTCGGAATTCGACGTAACAAGCGGAACGGTACCCGACCACTTCGCGTTCGACGGGGTCGTGGTCACCGGTTCGCGGTCCTCCGTGTACTGGGACGATGACTGGATTGCGACGACCGCTGAGTGGGTCGATGACGCTATCTCTCGAGACATTCCGCATCTTGGTATCTGTTGGGGACACCAACTTCTCGCGCATGTCCTCGGTGGCACCGTCTCCGATATGGGTGCCTACGAAGTCGGCTACAGCGATATCGAGCAGACCGCTGACTCCCGCCTGTTCGATGGCATCTCGAGCGAGTTCAGCGCCTTCACCAGCCACTCCGACGAAGTCGCCGACCTCCCGCCCGGCGCATCCCCGCTCGCCGAGAATCACTACTCCAATCACGGCTTCCGCAAGGACCGGGTCTTCGGCGTGCAGTTCCACCCCGAATACGACACCAAAACCGCCCGCGACCTCGTCCACCGCAAGGAACTCTCCGACGAACGCCTCGAGTCCATTCTCGGGGAAATCACCCAGGAGAACTATCGAGCGGCCTGCCCCGCAAAACTCGTCTTCGACAACTATCTCGAGTTCGTCCAGGAAGTGCGCGAGCAGGAGCAAGCACAGACGCAAATGCAAGCCACAGCCATCGAAACTCCATCCAGCGTCGACACCGATGCCGATGCAGATATCGACGCCGATGCGACGACCGAGGTTGGTTGTTCCGATTGA
- a CDS encoding efflux RND transporter permease subunit: MAVGIGNIEGGEAEDEDLFPETTPAEKAEYVDERYSTEDGTETDTAYTEVYVRDESNNALSKEPLLDTLQYKQTVLENESVAVAIPADGEITSIASIVAAAAADDPDATLDEQIGALESTSEAEVTSIVSEALSEEPEARQLVSNSYDPETTSAESHQIIFVFETTEDGEINDAVTSHLFETASDRENPEYFTLNEHALVEANEQMNENTIGLILPVALALILGVLAFTYRDLVDVIVGMVGVVVSIIWMFGILGWLEISAGITMIVGPVLIAALSIDYGFHIFMRYREQRDSGEPIRPPMNRAVRSVSIALCLVTITAGIGFLSNIVNPLENIRDLGLGITFGVISAFLIFVTLVPALKVSIDQTLERFRLDRQKHPLGDGAVLRPFLQSGVVLAKRAAPIVVVVALVATAGSAAAWTALDEEPFEQQTEPAPEWMGELPGPLAWEDPEYNLNEIYVQEQFQPVAQNEGDRIQILIQGDVTNDETLTRIHEAKDTGVFAESTGNTDTVSVLTAMDDLAEEDDEFAAAISEADTSGNGVPDTNLEALYNEMYTLSPESASQVIESTDGTYQSIRIIGPADGGGSLSERADDQTAVASTVEDDSNLTATAVSETTILQSGIEAITDGILHVMVLALVSVFVVYTIIARYLYGSATLGAVTVIPIVLVTGLVISGMYVLDLPLTLVTALLMSLVIGLGIDYNIHVSDRFAQELEAGRNFSQALEAAVVNTGGALLGSALTTAVAFAAIILHPHPQLENLGTLVVLALLMSFLVSVFVLPSLLTIWARFTLPTEEVTETETTSPSDD, translated from the coding sequence GTGGCCGTCGGTATCGGGAATATCGAAGGTGGTGAAGCAGAAGACGAGGATCTATTTCCCGAGACTACTCCCGCTGAGAAGGCCGAGTACGTCGATGAACGGTATTCCACCGAGGACGGTACTGAGACCGATACTGCGTACACTGAAGTATACGTAAGGGACGAATCAAATAACGCACTCTCGAAAGAACCGTTACTTGACACACTCCAGTACAAACAAACGGTTCTCGAAAACGAGTCGGTCGCAGTTGCGATTCCCGCTGATGGCGAGATCACAAGCATCGCAAGTATCGTTGCGGCGGCCGCTGCGGACGATCCGGATGCCACCCTCGATGAGCAGATCGGTGCGCTCGAATCAACTAGCGAAGCGGAGGTAACGTCGATTGTCTCGGAGGCACTTTCCGAGGAACCCGAAGCGCGTCAACTCGTCTCGAACAGTTACGACCCAGAAACGACGTCAGCCGAAAGCCATCAAATCATATTTGTATTCGAAACAACCGAGGATGGGGAAATCAACGATGCGGTGACGAGCCACCTCTTCGAAACAGCTAGTGACCGGGAAAACCCCGAGTATTTCACGTTGAATGAGCACGCCCTTGTCGAAGCTAACGAGCAGATGAACGAGAACACGATAGGACTAATCCTCCCGGTTGCATTAGCTCTCATTCTAGGCGTGCTCGCGTTCACGTACCGCGATCTCGTTGACGTTATCGTCGGAATGGTCGGCGTCGTCGTTTCGATTATCTGGATGTTCGGTATCCTTGGATGGCTCGAGATTTCTGCCGGAATAACGATGATCGTCGGTCCGGTGTTGATTGCCGCACTCAGTATCGACTATGGATTTCATATATTCATGCGGTACCGTGAACAACGGGACAGCGGCGAACCGATACGTCCGCCAATGAACCGTGCCGTTCGGTCGGTCTCGATTGCCCTCTGTCTCGTGACGATCACTGCAGGAATCGGATTCCTCTCGAATATTGTGAACCCACTCGAAAATATTCGAGATCTCGGACTCGGAATCACGTTCGGAGTCATTTCCGCGTTTCTCATCTTCGTCACGCTCGTCCCGGCTCTGAAGGTTAGCATCGACCAGACACTGGAGCGCTTCAGACTCGACCGCCAGAAACACCCATTAGGGGATGGAGCGGTGCTGCGACCGTTCCTTCAAAGTGGAGTCGTTCTCGCGAAACGGGCTGCACCAATCGTTGTCGTTGTCGCGTTGGTCGCTACCGCTGGTTCGGCAGCTGCTTGGACGGCACTCGACGAAGAACCCTTCGAACAGCAGACAGAGCCCGCTCCCGAGTGGATGGGCGAGCTTCCCGGCCCACTCGCCTGGGAGGACCCTGAGTATAACCTTAACGAAATTTATGTCCAGGAACAGTTCCAGCCAGTTGCACAAAACGAGGGTGATCGGATTCAAATTTTAATCCAAGGTGATGTGACAAACGATGAGACGCTTACGCGAATCCACGAAGCGAAAGACACCGGTGTCTTCGCTGAGAGTACCGGGAACACTGATACCGTTTCGGTCTTAACAGCAATGGACGACCTCGCCGAGGAAGACGACGAGTTCGCTGCAGCTATTTCGGAAGCCGACACGTCCGGAAACGGTGTTCCTGATACGAATCTCGAAGCACTGTATAACGAGATGTACACTCTCTCACCTGAGTCAGCGAGTCAGGTAATTGAATCGACTGATGGAACCTATCAATCGATTCGGATAATCGGTCCGGCCGATGGCGGTGGCAGTCTCAGCGAACGAGCTGATGATCAGACGGCTGTCGCATCGACTGTCGAGGACGACAGCAATCTCACGGCGACGGCAGTCAGCGAGACAACGATCCTCCAATCAGGAATCGAAGCAATTACTGACGGAATCTTGCACGTGATGGTGCTCGCCCTCGTTTCTGTTTTCGTTGTCTATACGATAATTGCACGATATCTATACGGCAGTGCAACTCTCGGTGCCGTAACGGTCATTCCTATCGTTCTCGTGACCGGCCTCGTCATCTCCGGAATGTACGTCCTGGATCTCCCCCTCACATTGGTGACTGCATTGTTAATGAGCCTAGTCATCGGTCTCGGTATCGATTACAACATCCACGTTAGCGATCGGTTCGCTCAGGAACTCGAGGCCGGACGCAATTTCTCCCAGGCCCTCGAGGCTGCCGTCGTCAACACTGGTGGTGCCTTACTGGGGAGTGCCCTAACTACTGCCGTCGCTTTTGCTGCAATAATTTTGCATCCCCATCCTCAACTCGAGAATTTAGGGACACTGGTTGTTCTGGCGTTGCTTATGTCGTTCCTCGTCAGTGTGTTCGTTCTCCCGAGCCTGCTCACAATCTGGGCACGGTTCACGTTACCGACTGAGGAGGTGACAGAGACGGAAACGACATCGCCGAGTGATGACTGA
- a CDS encoding DUF6895 family protein — protein sequence MGSDEKVDSRFHDLEPIATENVPSEAAKMADASVDWHTNYIEEYNPLVWKDKRKRQIRRKAFSELSLFLQVTSQITDQEANHDKLVDSITETVNDRRYFELLSRYPTDIVQYGYPFAIPATRGRLRTEATMVLERTVTQKPIHSPERYPFVQLHYYHILEQLGFQTEHLDPATILSVSNIRKEPGFIQCNRRDVYAITHNIFYYTNFGIPGEGFPDTIVPTDLSTCLSGLLLRFLAIDDTDAVAELLLAGIIQRQLDPEFVKFVLSWLQTRSENGIVPGSGVRDAIASSTQRIQNSDIDIDSLGEWDENSEHWFHDYHTVIASGLCFAVLEQEWDRLRNEAPTRDFGYWLSDSATQLLTLGNLVAVLSEYKLTEAAPLLESLTGSRVARAYSDVFNACVKFLQNQRTPDDHIGYFTDEQYVYCNGVGTTDTFDREFRNQCTNRCEAALSAVKSDETDRDRE from the coding sequence ATGGGTAGTGATGAAAAAGTCGATTCACGGTTTCATGATCTCGAACCAATTGCAACGGAAAACGTGCCGTCTGAAGCAGCCAAAATGGCCGATGCCTCCGTTGATTGGCACACAAACTACATAGAAGAATACAATCCACTAGTGTGGAAAGATAAGAGGAAACGACAGATTCGTCGGAAAGCATTTAGTGAACTTAGCCTCTTTCTCCAAGTTACGAGTCAGATCACGGATCAAGAAGCAAACCACGACAAACTAGTAGACTCTATCACGGAAACTGTCAACGATCGACGGTACTTCGAGTTGTTGTCCCGCTATCCTACAGATATCGTACAGTATGGGTACCCGTTCGCCATTCCCGCTACTCGCGGGAGGTTAAGGACCGAAGCCACGATGGTTCTCGAACGGACGGTCACACAAAAACCAATTCACTCTCCAGAACGGTACCCGTTCGTTCAACTCCACTATTATCATATTCTTGAACAGTTAGGGTTCCAGACGGAACATCTTGATCCCGCCACTATTTTGTCCGTTAGTAATATCCGAAAGGAACCAGGATTTATTCAGTGTAATCGCCGTGATGTATACGCTATTACTCACAATATATTTTATTACACGAACTTCGGAATCCCTGGAGAAGGGTTTCCGGATACCATCGTCCCCACCGATCTTTCGACGTGTCTATCCGGTCTTCTTCTTCGGTTCCTTGCGATTGACGACACTGACGCCGTTGCAGAACTCCTGCTGGCTGGAATTATCCAGCGACAGCTTGATCCGGAATTTGTGAAGTTCGTACTCTCCTGGCTGCAAACCAGAAGTGAGAATGGAATTGTTCCAGGATCGGGAGTGAGAGACGCTATCGCGTCGTCAACTCAACGGATTCAAAATTCAGATATCGATATAGATTCGTTGGGTGAGTGGGATGAAAACAGTGAACACTGGTTCCACGATTATCACACCGTCATCGCGTCCGGTCTTTGTTTCGCCGTTCTCGAACAAGAGTGGGACCGACTTCGAAACGAGGCACCGACAAGAGATTTCGGCTACTGGTTATCAGACTCGGCCACGCAACTACTGACTCTCGGAAATCTCGTTGCAGTACTATCCGAGTACAAACTCACGGAGGCCGCACCGCTGTTGGAATCTCTCACCGGGTCTCGAGTTGCGCGCGCATACAGCGATGTCTTCAACGCGTGCGTGAAATTCCTTCAGAACCAACGAACCCCCGACGACCACATTGGATACTTTACTGACGAACAGTACGTATACTGCAACGGAGTGGGAACTACCGATACGTTCGATCGCGAATTCCGGAATCAGTGTACGAATCGGTGTGAAGCAGCACTCTCTGCCGTGAAATCGGATGAAACTGACAGAGATAGAGAGTGA
- a CDS encoding serine hydrolase: MKKINKDDVDGVSQNLVSKIESFVLDWMNDNTVPGVSFALVDGDEIIYTDGFGARNLETNAPATSNTIYGLGSATKPVTATAILQLLEREKLTLDDDLSDYLPVFEDLSGDPITIEQLLTHTSGMPSDGAAITLVTRAEIGAGPEVPLSSRSDFYRHVDGATECRVTDRRDEFLYYNSGFVLLGHLIEEITGRKYTDYVANEILEPLGMERSTFTQAAFENKEDTMQPYYSDGDNIKQGRTVFDENISPAGGLFGSVTDIATFVSNTITCPDQCSIPNIDTDVITEMQQPQAVMTTRLDGTETRYGYGWMRQPLTDRTLVGHGGASATSSFGYWGEQNGTLGVAIGCNKAPRISSRYVGEAIISIARGHAPSQTVLPFMLEKKYNQIVGEYQMYRDIQSATVEKNGQILEISYDTPVGKQSQPLFPESPAPDEFSFFTLTGAGTRVPVEFHLKDGYVELEQSRLRLRQE, encoded by the coding sequence ATGAAGAAAATTAATAAGGACGATGTCGACGGAGTATCTCAAAATTTAGTATCGAAAATCGAATCATTTGTTCTCGATTGGATGAATGACAACACCGTTCCCGGTGTGAGCTTCGCATTGGTCGATGGCGATGAAATTATCTACACAGACGGTTTCGGCGCCAGAAACCTGGAGACGAACGCGCCTGCAACATCGAACACAATATATGGACTCGGATCTGCTACGAAACCGGTTACGGCCACGGCGATACTGCAATTACTCGAGCGAGAGAAACTAACCCTTGACGACGATCTATCTGATTATTTGCCAGTATTTGAGGATCTATCCGGTGATCCAATTACGATCGAGCAACTACTGACGCATACGTCCGGAATGCCCAGCGACGGGGCGGCTATTACCCTCGTTACTCGAGCGGAAATCGGGGCCGGTCCTGAAGTACCGCTCAGCAGTCGATCAGATTTTTACCGTCATGTTGACGGAGCGACTGAGTGTCGTGTAACCGATAGGCGAGACGAGTTTCTATACTATAATTCGGGATTTGTCCTTCTCGGACACCTTATCGAAGAGATAACTGGCAGAAAATACACGGACTACGTTGCGAATGAGATTCTTGAACCGTTGGGTATGGAACGGTCGACGTTCACCCAGGCCGCGTTCGAGAATAAAGAAGACACGATGCAGCCATATTACTCAGACGGAGACAACATAAAACAGGGCCGTACCGTTTTTGATGAGAATATCTCCCCTGCTGGCGGGTTATTCGGCTCCGTTACTGATATTGCGACATTTGTTTCGAATACTATCACTTGTCCAGACCAGTGTTCCATTCCAAATATCGATACTGACGTGATAACCGAAATGCAACAACCACAAGCGGTTATGACGACTCGACTTGACGGCACAGAGACCCGATACGGATACGGTTGGATGAGACAACCGTTGACGGATCGTACTCTCGTTGGCCATGGAGGTGCCTCTGCAACATCTAGCTTTGGGTACTGGGGCGAGCAGAACGGTACTCTTGGGGTAGCAATCGGGTGCAATAAGGCTCCGCGAATTTCGTCGAGATACGTAGGGGAGGCTATTATTTCGATCGCCCGCGGGCATGCCCCATCTCAGACGGTGCTTCCATTTATGCTGGAAAAAAAGTATAACCAGATTGTTGGAGAATACCAAATGTACCGCGATATTCAGTCGGCAACTGTCGAAAAGAACGGGCAAATACTAGAAATAAGCTACGACACTCCCGTTGGGAAACAGAGTCAACCCCTATTTCCAGAATCTCCTGCACCGGATGAGTTTTCCTTTTTTACACTTACTGGAGCTGGTACACGAGTTCCCGTGGAATTCCATCTAAAAGACGGTTATGTCGAGTTAGAACAAAGCCGACTGCGACTCCGTCAGGAATAG